TCGACACGGCCCGGCTCGCGTTGCATGCCGCCCTCGCCGCAAGCGCGGTGCTCGTTTTCGCCCTCGTCGGCATCCCCCTCGCGAGAACCGCTCTCGTCGCCGCCACCCGCGGCCGCATCGTCTTCGAGCAACTCTTCCTCGCCGGCATCCTTGGCGCCTTCGCCGCCTCCGTCATTTCGAGCCTCACCGGCGTTGGCCACGTCTATTACGAAGTCGTCGCCATCCTGCTCGCGATCTACACGTTCGGTCGCACGCTGGGCGACCGCCGCCGCGAAGCCGCGCTGCAGGCGGCCCAGGCGCTCGGCGAGGAATTCGAAACCTGCGAACGCCTGGCTCCCGAGGGTGCCCTCCAACGCATCCCGGTGCGCGAGATTCGCCGCGGCGATCTCGTCCACATCGCCGCCGGCAGCGCGGTGCCGATCGACGGCGTCATCACCGAGGGCTCGGCCCTCGTGCAGGAAAACACGCTCACCGGCGAAGCGTTTCCCGTCACCCGCCGCCCCGGCGATCCCGTGCTCGCGGGCAGCCGCCTCCTCGATGGCCCCCTTCGCGTGCGCGCGACCGCTCCCGGAAACGAACGCCAGCTCGATGCCTTGTTCGAACGCGTGCGCGCCGCCCAGTCCCGCCCCGCCCACCTCCAGCGCGAGGCCGACCGCCTCGTCGCGTGGTTTCTTCCGGCCGTGATGCTCGTCGCGGCGCTCACCTTCGCGGGCAGGACCCTTCACTCCGGCTGGACGGTCGGCCTGTTCAACGCCCTCGCCGTGCTCCTCGTCGCCTGCCCGTGCTCGATGGGCCTCGCCACGCCGATCGGCGTCTGGTCCGCGCTGGCCGATCTCGCCCGTCACGGCATCGCCGCCGGCACCAGCGACCTCGTCGAGCGGCTCGCGCAGGTCGAGCAGGTCGTCTTCGACAAGACCGGCACCCTCGGCGACGAGCGCCTCGCCCTGGTCGATTTCGTCAGCGCGCCCGGCATCGACCGCGAAACCCTCCTCGGCGAGATTTCTGCGCTCGAGGCCGCCAGCGATCACCCGATCGCCAATGCCTTTCGCCTCCATCCGCCGGCCGGCATCGCGACGAACGTGCGATTGATCTCCGGAGTCGGCATCGAAGGCCGCGTCGGCGACGTCCACCTTCAGATCGGCAACGCCTCGCTCCTCGCCGGTCGCTCCGCCGACATCCTGCGCGCGGAACTTCCCGCCGCTCTTCCCGGCGAACGAGAGCTCCTTGTTCTGCGCGACGGCGAACTGGCCGGCGTGGCCCGGCTTCGCGAGCAACTGCGCGAGGCCGCTCGCACCATCGTCGCCGACCTCGAGGCCGCCGGCCTCCCCTGCACGATCCTCACCGGCGACTCCTCGCCCACCGCGCACGGCCTTGCCGCGACGGAATCCGGCCTCACTCCGGAAAGGAAGGCTGCTCGGGTGCGCGAACTGTCCGCCGCCGGGCGCGTCCTCTTCGTCGGCGACGGCGTGAACGACGCTCCCGCCATGGCCGAGGCCCATGCCTCGCTGGCGCTGGCGACCGGCAGTTCGCTCGCTCGCGAGACCGCGCTCGGCGAGTTCCACGACCTCCGCGCCATTCCTTTCGCCATCGCCCGCAGCCGCGCCACGCTCCGCGCCATTCGGCAGAACCTCCTGTTCGCCGCCGCCTACAATGGCCTTGGCATCACCCTCGCCGCCGCGGGCATCCTGCACCCCGTCGCCGCCGCGCTGCTCATGCTCGCCTCCAGCCTCACGGTAAGCGTCCGCGCCCTCCGGCCCGTGAACGTCCGATTGACTCCGCGCCCGCGGCGCGCTCCGCTGGCGGACATTCCGCATCCGCAACCCGTCTGAAAATGCCCGCCACTCCTGCCGCCGAAGCCACGCACCGCGCGCATGTCGCCGCCCGGCGCGAGCGCTCGCCGTTGTGGCGCGTCATCCACGCCCTCGGCTCGCTGAAGCTGGCCCTGCTCCTTCTCGCGACCATCGCGATCGCCTGCGCCGTCGCCACGTTCGCCGAGAGCCGTTTCGACACCAAGGTCGCGCAGGCCTACATTTACAAGGCGCCGTGGTTCACCGTCTGGCTCGGCGTCCTTTGCCTCAACCTCTTCGCCGTCACGCTCACCCGCTGGCCCTGGCAGCGAAAGCACCTCGGCTTTGTCATCACGCATTACGGCATCATCACGCTGCTCATCGGCGCGATCATCGGCTCGCACTTCGGCTTCGAGGGCAACGTCACCCTCCACCGAGGCGCGCCTCCCGCCGACCGCATCACCACCAGTCGAAGCCTCCTCCAGATTCAGAATGCCACCACCGACGACTTCGACCTCGCCCCCTTCGACGCCCAGCTCGTGCGTCCTTCCGAGGCCCGTCCCCGTGAATTTCCGGTGCCCGGCACGGATTGGAAGATCCGCGTCGACGCCTGGGCCGACGCCCTGACCACGAGCGAACGTCTCGCCCCGGCCGAGAGCGGCCCACCCGGCGTCACTCTCGACTTCTCATCGAAAATGATGGGCCAGCACATCAGCCTGCCGCTCGTTCTCGCCCCCGACGCCCCCGCGCCGCGCGACTTCTTCGGCCTCGCAAAGGTCTCCCTCGTTCCCGATCTCCCGGCCCGCGCCCCTCTTGCCATCACGGAATCCCAGCTCGTCTTCGCGAGATTTGCTTCCGTCACTCAGGCCGAGGGCGACGTCCGCACCGGCGTGCAGGCCGCATTGAGTTCCGACGGCGCGATTCTCACCGTCACGCTCGCAGACGGCAAATCCGTCGACTTCGACCGCGTGAAGATTACCGGCCAGCCGCAAAAGGTCGGCCCCGCCACGATCACCGCGACCGAATACTGGCCCGACTTCGTCTTCGCGAACGGCAAACCCGCCACCGCCAGCACCGAGCCGCGGAATCCCGCCGTGCTCGTCCGGGTCGAAGCCCCACGGCCCCTGCCCGGCGCGCGCCCCATGCTCGAGGTCGCCCCGGCCGCGGACGGCATCACCTACCAGCTTGGGCGCGGCGATTACGCCATTTCTCGCGGCGCTGCGAAGGTCGGCGCGTCGTTCCCGCTCGGCTGGGCGGACTGGACCGCTACGCTTTCGCAGTCGCTTCCTCACGCCCGCCTGGTCACGGAGCGACGCCCCGCCGGGGCCGGCGAAAATGGCGCGCCCGGCCTGCGCGCCCGACTGGTCAGCCCCGCTGGCGTGGCCGGCGCCCCGCACTGGCTGGCCTCCGGCGATGCACTCACGCTCACCGGCGATGGCGTGACCGCCCGCCTCGGTTACGGCCTCGAGTCCCGCCCCGTCCCGTTCGAGATCGGCCTGCGCAATTTCGAAGTGCCCCGCCTCGAAGGCACCGACACCCCCGCGAACTTCATCGCCACCGTGGAATTCCGCGATCCGAAAACCGGCGCGACGAAACAGGATGTCGCCCAGATGAACCACCCCGCGAGCTGGCCCGGCGGCGCATTTGCCGTCACCACCGGATTGAACTACAAATTCTCCCAGGCCCAGTGGAATCCCGAGGACCTCGGCGAAACCACGCTCCAGGTCCTCTACGACCCCGGCTGGCTCCTCAAGTGGACCGGCTCGCTCGCCATCTGCTGCGGCATTTTCATCATGTTCTACCTGCGCCCGAAAAAATCATGAGACTCGTCCTGTTCCTCGCGCTCATGCTCGCCGCGCCGCTCGCCCGCGCCCTCGACGCCACGCCGCTCGAGGCGATTCCCGTGCAGGAAGGCGGCCGGAAGAAACCCTTCCTCGTCTTCGCGCAGGAGAATCTCCTCACCCTCAGCGGCCGCACCGCGCTCACGCTCGACGGCCGTTCGCAGTCCGCTTCCGAGATCATCAGCCGCCTCTGGCTCACCCCCGAGAAAGCCGGCTCGCTGCCCCTCATCCTCGTCAACAATCTCCCGCTGAAAGCCGCCGCCGGTCTCGACGAATCCCGCAAATGGTTCTCCCGCGACGAGCTCGCCGCCAGCGCCGGCTTCCTCGCCCTCTACCAGCGGGCCGAGGTCGCCCGCCGCACCGCGAAGGACGGCAAGCTCACCGGCACCGACAAGACCGTCGACCAGATCGCCCAGCGCATTGCTCGACTCGATGCCCTGCGGACGGGCGAACTCCTCCGCCTCGTCGCGAATCCCGCCGGCGATTCCGCCGCATGGAGCCCGCTCCCTCTCGACAATCCCGCCGTCGCATCCCTCCGCGCCGCTCTCCTCTCGGACAACGACGCCGCCTTCAAAGCCGCCGCCGATTCCCTGCGCACCTCCCTCGCCGCGCAGGCCCCGCAGTTCCAGCCGTCCGCCTGGAAAATCTCGCTCGAGCTGCTCTATCAAAAAGCTCACCCGTTCCGCTGGGCCTGGATTCTTTACCTCGCCGCCGGCATTACCCTCGCCGTCACCTCCGTGCGGGGACGACGGGCCGGCTACGCCATCGCCTGGGGGCTCGCCGGGGTCGGGGCGCTGTTCCAGGCCGCCGGATTCACCGGCCGCATCCTCATCGCCGGCCGGCCGCCCGTCTCGAACATGTATGAGTCGATCATCTGGGTCGCGTTCGGCGCCGTGTTCTTCGCGCTCGTCTTCGAGGCCATCCACCGCGGACGCTATTTCCTGCTCGGCGCCACGTTTGCGGCCGTCATTCCGCTGCTCCTCGCCGACTTCCAGCCGCTCGCCCTCGACCGCTCGATCCAGCCGCTCACGCCCATTCTCCAGAGCAACTTCTGGCTCGCGACGCACGTCCTCATCATCACCCTCAGCTACGCCGCCTTCCTCCTCGCCCTCGGTGTCGCCCACATCGCCCTCGGCAAGATCGTCCTCGGCCGGAAACCCTCCGCCGCGCTCTACAACTACATCTACCGCACCCTTCAGGTCGGCGTCCTCCTGCTCGCCATCGGCACCATCCTCGGCGCCGTGTGGGCGAATTACTCCTGGGGCCGCTTCTGGGACTGGGACCCCAAGGAAACCTGGGCGCTCATCGCGCTCCTCGGCTATCTCATCGTGCTGCACGGCCGCATCGCCGGGGCGTGGGGTGGCTTCGGCCTCGCGCTCGGCGCGTTGCTCGCGTTCCAATCCGTCCTCATGGCCTGGTATGGCGTGAACTTCGTGCTCGGCGTCGGCCTCCACAGTTATGGCTTCGGCTCCGGCGGTTTTGGCTACGCGGTGACGTTCGTGACCGTGGAACTCGCCTTTGCGGGGCTCGCCGCTTGGCGCCATCTCGGCCAGGCCAAATCCCCCGCAGGAGTTCGCGGGATCGATCAGCCCGCGTAAAGCGCCTCGACCAGCGCGAGCGCGCGCCGCTTCGGCAGCACGCCCATCTCCATCTGGTTCATCACGTAGGCAAACCCGAGGCCGGCATCCGGATCCGCAAAGGCCAGGCTGCCGCCCGCGCCGGGATGCCCGAACGCCCGCGTGGACGGCCCAAAATTCGCCCGGATCTTGCGCCCCTCGCCGTCTACGGGATCCCGCATGAACCCCGCCGAGAACGCCGTCTCGAGACGAAGCACCTTGTCGAGGCCCTGCGAGAGGGTGTGCGTCATGTGGGCGAGGGAATGCGGACTGAAGTAATGCACTCCACCCCAGGCGCCGCCGGCCGCCAGCATCGCGTAGAACTTCGCGAGCGCGGAGGCCGTGCCGATGCCGCTGAGCGACGGGATGGACGCGCCGCGCACGGCGGGAGAATTCATCGGCGACACGCCCGCCAGCCCGCCGGGCGACGCAAACGCGCGACGCGTGAGCGAATCCGGCCGGGCCATCGCCTCGGCGAACTCATCCTCCGGCTCCACGCAACCCCCGGCCTTCGGCGGCAACATCTGCGCCACGCGATCGTGCAGTTCCGCCGGCATGCCGATCCAAAGATCGAGCTCCAGCGGATCGCCGAAGTGCGTCCGAAAATATTCGCCCAGCGGCACGCCATTCGCGAGCCGGCGCACCATCTCGTCGGCGACGAATCCAAACGTGCGCGGGCCGTAGCCGTGGCCGCCATCCTGCCACAGCGGGACCTGCCCCTCGATCGCTCGCGCCACGCCGTCGTGATCGAGGATCGAGAGATCCTTCGCGTCCAGTGCGCTCAATCCCGCCCGGTGCGAGAGCACCTGCCCGACGGTGAGCGACTCCTTGCCGCAGCGACCAAACTCCGGCCAGAACTCCATCACCCGCGCCTCCAGCGGCACGCCGCGGCGCTCCAACGCATGAAGCACGCACGCGCTGGCCAGCCCCTTCGTCGCGGACCAGATCAGCACCGGCGTCGCGACCTCCCACGGCAGCGACCGCGCGCCATCGCGCCAGCCGTCGTGCAACGAGAGAATCTCCTCGCCGTCCTGCCAGATCGCGACCGCCGCGCCCACCTCGGCGCCGCGGGCAAAATTCTCCGCGAAGGCCGCGCGCACGCCTGCGAGGTTCAATCCCGCCGCGCTCACAGGCTCATCATCACTTCCTTCAGGTCCGGATCGTATTTCGCAATCTCGCGAAACTTGTCGTCCATCTTGAAACTGATCTCGAGGGCATGCTGCGCATCCTGGAGATTGCCGAGCACCGCGTCGTAGCAGCCCATGTTGTAATAATACGTCGCCTCGCGCAGCAGCGAGGCCGGCCCCTTGAGCAGAAGCTCCTTCGCCTCGCGCGTCTGCCCAAGCTCGTGCAGGCAAAATGCACCGTGAATGTAGCCCGTCG
This Chthoniobacterales bacterium DNA region includes the following protein-coding sequences:
- a CDS encoding cation-translocating P-type ATPase, producing the protein DTARLALHAALAASAVLVFALVGIPLARTALVAATRGRIVFEQLFLAGILGAFAASVISSLTGVGHVYYEVVAILLAIYTFGRTLGDRRREAALQAAQALGEEFETCERLAPEGALQRIPVREIRRGDLVHIAAGSAVPIDGVITEGSALVQENTLTGEAFPVTRRPGDPVLAGSRLLDGPLRVRATAPGNERQLDALFERVRAAQSRPAHLQREADRLVAWFLPAVMLVAALTFAGRTLHSGWTVGLFNALAVLLVACPCSMGLATPIGVWSALADLARHGIAAGTSDLVERLAQVEQVVFDKTGTLGDERLALVDFVSAPGIDRETLLGEISALEAASDHPIANAFRLHPPAGIATNVRLISGVGIEGRVGDVHLQIGNASLLAGRSADILRAELPAALPGERELLVLRDGELAGVARLREQLREAARTIVADLEAAGLPCTILTGDSSPTAHGLAATESGLTPERKAARVRELSAAGRVLFVGDGVNDAPAMAEAHASLALATGSSLARETALGEFHDLRAIPFAIARSRATLRAIRQNLLFAAAYNGLGITLAAAGILHPVAAALLMLASSLTVSVRALRPVNVRLTPRPRRAPLADIPHPQPV
- the ccsA gene encoding cytochrome c biogenesis protein CcsA produces the protein MRLVLFLALMLAAPLARALDATPLEAIPVQEGGRKKPFLVFAQENLLTLSGRTALTLDGRSQSASEIISRLWLTPEKAGSLPLILVNNLPLKAAAGLDESRKWFSRDELAASAGFLALYQRAEVARRTAKDGKLTGTDKTVDQIAQRIARLDALRTGELLRLVANPAGDSAAWSPLPLDNPAVASLRAALLSDNDAAFKAAADSLRTSLAAQAPQFQPSAWKISLELLYQKAHPFRWAWILYLAAGITLAVTSVRGRRAGYAIAWGLAGVGALFQAAGFTGRILIAGRPPVSNMYESIIWVAFGAVFFALVFEAIHRGRYFLLGATFAAVIPLLLADFQPLALDRSIQPLTPILQSNFWLATHVLIITLSYAAFLLALGVAHIALGKIVLGRKPSAALYNYIYRTLQVGVLLLAIGTILGAVWANYSWGRFWDWDPKETWALIALLGYLIVLHGRIAGAWGGFGLALGALLAFQSVLMAWYGVNFVLGVGLHSYGFGSGGFGYAVTFVTVELAFAGLAAWRHLGQAKSPAGVRGIDQPA
- a CDS encoding serine hydrolase domain-containing protein, giving the protein MRAAFAENFARGAEVGAAVAIWQDGEEILSLHDGWRDGARSLPWEVATPVLIWSATKGLASACVLHALERRGVPLEARVMEFWPEFGRCGKESLTVGQVLSHRAGLSALDAKDLSILDHDGVARAIEGQVPLWQDGGHGYGPRTFGFVADEMVRRLANGVPLGEYFRTHFGDPLELDLWIGMPAELHDRVAQMLPPKAGGCVEPEDEFAEAMARPDSLTRRAFASPGGLAGVSPMNSPAVRGASIPSLSGIGTASALAKFYAMLAAGGAWGGVHYFSPHSLAHMTHTLSQGLDKVLRLETAFSAGFMRDPVDGEGRKIRANFGPSTRAFGHPGAGGSLAFADPDAGLGFAYVMNQMEMGVLPKRRALALVEALYAG